A part of Salvelinus alpinus chromosome 23, SLU_Salpinus.1, whole genome shotgun sequence genomic DNA contains:
- the acsm3 gene encoding acyl-coenzyme A synthetase ACSM3, mitochondrial isoform X1, whose protein sequence is MRAIGKVSIQLKALSIFPSNFKCQIRGHRVSRPQNFTGYESIKQQYRPQIPEYFNFAEDVLDVWAEKEKKGEKASNPAFWWVNDRKQEVRWSFEELGFHSRRLANVLSGACGLNQQDRVFLVLPRVPEWWLVNVACLRTGTVLLPGTSQLTARDILHRLQTSGARCVITDESLAPLFDAVASQCSSLQHKILVSPTKREGWKNFGDLVRNASSDHECVKTRSDDPMTIFFTSGTTGSPKMTQHSHSSYGIGLTVNGRYWLDLTERDVLWNTSDTGWAKSAWSSVYAPWIQGACVFIHHMPRFDSHTVLETLSSYPISTFCTAPTAYRMLVQEDMSSYNFSNLQHCLCAGEPINPEVMGKWRNATGLDIYEGYGQTETVLIAGTFKGMKIKAGAFGKASPEYDVQVVDEAGNVLPRGAEGNLGIRVKPHKPFSLFTEYTGDPGRTAECYVGDFYLTGDRGVMDEDDYLWFVGRADDVILSAGYRIGPFEVENALIEHQAVAESAVVSSPDPIRGEVVKAFVVLTAEYKSQDQDQLKKELQTHVKKVTAPYKYPRKIEFVEQLPKTVSGKIRRVELRNKEWGRS, encoded by the exons ATGAGGGCCATTGGGAAAGTGTCCATTCAACTGAAGGCGCTCAGTATATTCCCAAGTAACTTTAAATGTCAGATCCGTGGACATAGGGTATCTCGTCCTCAAAACTTTACTGGCTATGAGAGTATCAAACAACAATACAGGCCCCAGATACCAGAGTACTTCAACTTTGCAGAAGATGTGCTTGATGTGTGGGCAGAGAAAGAAAAG AAAGGAGAGAAAGCATCTAACCCGGCCTTCTGGTGGGTGAATGACAGAAAGCAGGAGGTGAGGTGGAGTTTTGAGGAGCTGGGCTTCCATTCCAGAAGACTGGCCAATGTTCTGTCAGGTGCCTGTGGTCTCAACCAGCAGGACAGGGTGTTTCTGGTACTACCTAGGGTTCCAGAGTGGTGGCTCGTCAATGTGGCCTGTCTCAGAACCG GAACAGTGCTGCTGCCAGGCACCTCTCAGCTGACAGCCAGGGACATCCTCCACCGGCTGCAGACCTCCGGGGCCCGCTGTGTCATCACAGACGAGTCCCTGGCCCCCCTGTTCGATGCCGTGGCCTCTCAGTGCTCCAGCCTGCAGCACAAAATACTGGTGTCCCCCACCAAGAGAGAGGGCTGGAAGAACTTTGGAGATCTGGTGAG GAATGCGTCCAGCGACCATGAGTGTGTGAAGACTCGCAGTGATGACCCTATGACCATCTTCTTCACCAGTGGGACCACAGGGTCACCTAAGATGACCCAACACAGCCACAGCAGCTATGGGATAGGCCTCACTGTCAACGGAAG GTACTGGTTGGACCTGACGGAGAGAGATGTCTTGTGGAACACATCTGATACAGGCTGGGCCAAGTCTGCCTGGAGTAGTGTCTATGCCCCCTGGATCCAGGGAGCCTGTGTCTTCATCCACCATATGCCCCGCTTCGACAGTCACACTGTACTAGAG ACTCTGTCCAGCTACCCCATATCCACATTCTGCACGGCTCCGACTGCTTATCGAATGCTAGTACAAGAGGACATGTCCAG TTATAATTTCAGCAACTTGCAGCATTGTTTGTGTGCTGGTGAACCCATCAACCCAGAGGTGATGGGGAAGTGGAGGAATGCCACTGGACTGGACATCTACGAAGGATATGGACAAACTGAAACT GTACTGATAGCTGGTACTTTTAAGGGCATGAAGATCAAAGCCGGGGCTTTTGGGAAGGCTTCACCAGAGTATGATGTGCAG GTCGTAGATGAAGCCGGTAATGTCTTGCCCAGAGGAGCGGAGGGGAACCTTGGTATCAGAGTGAAACCACACAAGCCCTTCTCCCTGTTTACTGAATACACA GGTGACCCTGGTCGAACAGCAGAGTGCTATGTTGGGGACTTCTACCTGACTGGAGACAGGGGTGTCATGGATGAGGACGACTACTTGTGGTTCGTGGGTCGAGCTGATGACGTCATCCTGTCAGCTGG GTACCGTATTGGTCCATTTGAGGTGGAGAACGCTTTGATTGAACACCAGGCTGTGGCTGAGTCAGCCGTGGTCAGCAGCCCTGACCCTATCAGAGGAGAG GTTGTGAAGGCATTTGTTGTTCTAACAGCAGAGTACAAATCTCAAGATCAAGATCAACTTAAGAAAGAATTACAGACGCATGTGAAGAAAGTTACTGCACCGTACAAGTATCCACGCAAG ATAGAGTTTGTGGAACAGCTACCAAAGAC
- the acsm3 gene encoding acyl-coenzyme A synthetase ACSM3, mitochondrial isoform X2 produces MRAIGKVSIQLKALSIFPSNFKCQIRGHRVSRPQNFTGYESIKQQYRPQIPEYFNFAEDVLDVWAEKEKKGEKASNPAFWWVNDRKQEVRWSFEELGFHSRRLANVLSGACGLNQQDRVFLVLPRVPEWWLVNVACLRTGTVLLPGTSQLTARDILHRLQTSGARCVITDESLAPLFDAVASQCSSLQHKILVSPTKREGWKNFGDLVRNASSDHECVKTRSDDPMTIFFTSGTTGSPKMTQHSHSSYGIGLTVNGRYWLDLTERDVLWNTSDTGWAKSAWSSVYAPWIQGACVFIHHMPRFDSHTVLETLSSYPISTFCTAPTAYRMLVQEDMSSYNFSNLQHCLCAGEPINPEVMGKWRNATGLDIYEGYGQTETVVDEAGNVLPRGAEGNLGIRVKPHKPFSLFTEYTGDPGRTAECYVGDFYLTGDRGVMDEDDYLWFVGRADDVILSAGYRIGPFEVENALIEHQAVAESAVVSSPDPIRGEVVKAFVVLTAEYKSQDQDQLKKELQTHVKKVTAPYKYPRKIEFVEQLPKTVSGKIRRVELRNKEWGRS; encoded by the exons ATGAGGGCCATTGGGAAAGTGTCCATTCAACTGAAGGCGCTCAGTATATTCCCAAGTAACTTTAAATGTCAGATCCGTGGACATAGGGTATCTCGTCCTCAAAACTTTACTGGCTATGAGAGTATCAAACAACAATACAGGCCCCAGATACCAGAGTACTTCAACTTTGCAGAAGATGTGCTTGATGTGTGGGCAGAGAAAGAAAAG AAAGGAGAGAAAGCATCTAACCCGGCCTTCTGGTGGGTGAATGACAGAAAGCAGGAGGTGAGGTGGAGTTTTGAGGAGCTGGGCTTCCATTCCAGAAGACTGGCCAATGTTCTGTCAGGTGCCTGTGGTCTCAACCAGCAGGACAGGGTGTTTCTGGTACTACCTAGGGTTCCAGAGTGGTGGCTCGTCAATGTGGCCTGTCTCAGAACCG GAACAGTGCTGCTGCCAGGCACCTCTCAGCTGACAGCCAGGGACATCCTCCACCGGCTGCAGACCTCCGGGGCCCGCTGTGTCATCACAGACGAGTCCCTGGCCCCCCTGTTCGATGCCGTGGCCTCTCAGTGCTCCAGCCTGCAGCACAAAATACTGGTGTCCCCCACCAAGAGAGAGGGCTGGAAGAACTTTGGAGATCTGGTGAG GAATGCGTCCAGCGACCATGAGTGTGTGAAGACTCGCAGTGATGACCCTATGACCATCTTCTTCACCAGTGGGACCACAGGGTCACCTAAGATGACCCAACACAGCCACAGCAGCTATGGGATAGGCCTCACTGTCAACGGAAG GTACTGGTTGGACCTGACGGAGAGAGATGTCTTGTGGAACACATCTGATACAGGCTGGGCCAAGTCTGCCTGGAGTAGTGTCTATGCCCCCTGGATCCAGGGAGCCTGTGTCTTCATCCACCATATGCCCCGCTTCGACAGTCACACTGTACTAGAG ACTCTGTCCAGCTACCCCATATCCACATTCTGCACGGCTCCGACTGCTTATCGAATGCTAGTACAAGAGGACATGTCCAG TTATAATTTCAGCAACTTGCAGCATTGTTTGTGTGCTGGTGAACCCATCAACCCAGAGGTGATGGGGAAGTGGAGGAATGCCACTGGACTGGACATCTACGAAGGATATGGACAAACTGAAACT GTCGTAGATGAAGCCGGTAATGTCTTGCCCAGAGGAGCGGAGGGGAACCTTGGTATCAGAGTGAAACCACACAAGCCCTTCTCCCTGTTTACTGAATACACA GGTGACCCTGGTCGAACAGCAGAGTGCTATGTTGGGGACTTCTACCTGACTGGAGACAGGGGTGTCATGGATGAGGACGACTACTTGTGGTTCGTGGGTCGAGCTGATGACGTCATCCTGTCAGCTGG GTACCGTATTGGTCCATTTGAGGTGGAGAACGCTTTGATTGAACACCAGGCTGTGGCTGAGTCAGCCGTGGTCAGCAGCCCTGACCCTATCAGAGGAGAG GTTGTGAAGGCATTTGTTGTTCTAACAGCAGAGTACAAATCTCAAGATCAAGATCAACTTAAGAAAGAATTACAGACGCATGTGAAGAAAGTTACTGCACCGTACAAGTATCCACGCAAG ATAGAGTTTGTGGAACAGCTACCAAAGAC
- the acsm3 gene encoding acyl-coenzyme A synthetase ACSM3, mitochondrial isoform X3 — MRAIGKVSIQLKALSIFPSNFKCQIRGHRVSRPQNFTGYESIKQQYRPQIPEYFNFAEDVLDVWAEKEKKGEKASNPAFWWVNDRKQEVRWSFEELGFHSRRLANVLSGACGLNQQDRVFLVLPRVPEWWLVNVACLRTGTVLLPGTSQLTARDILHRLQTSGARCVITDESLAPLFDAVASQCSSLQHKILVSPTKREGWKNFGDLVRNASSDHECVKTRSDDPMTIFFTSGTTGSPKMTQHSHSSYGIGLTVNGRYWLDLTERDVLWNTSDTGWAKSAWSSVYAPWIQGACVFIHHMPRFDSHTVLETLSSYPISTFCTAPTAYRMLVQEDMSSYNFSNLQHCLCAGEPINPEVMGKWRNATGLDIYEGYGQTETVLIAGTFKGMKIKAGAFGKASPEYDVQVVDEAGNVLPRGAEGNLGIRVKPHKPFSLFTEYTVVKAFVVLTAEYKSQDQDQLKKELQTHVKKVTAPYKYPRKIEFVEQLPKTVSGKIRRVELRNKEWGRS, encoded by the exons ATGAGGGCCATTGGGAAAGTGTCCATTCAACTGAAGGCGCTCAGTATATTCCCAAGTAACTTTAAATGTCAGATCCGTGGACATAGGGTATCTCGTCCTCAAAACTTTACTGGCTATGAGAGTATCAAACAACAATACAGGCCCCAGATACCAGAGTACTTCAACTTTGCAGAAGATGTGCTTGATGTGTGGGCAGAGAAAGAAAAG AAAGGAGAGAAAGCATCTAACCCGGCCTTCTGGTGGGTGAATGACAGAAAGCAGGAGGTGAGGTGGAGTTTTGAGGAGCTGGGCTTCCATTCCAGAAGACTGGCCAATGTTCTGTCAGGTGCCTGTGGTCTCAACCAGCAGGACAGGGTGTTTCTGGTACTACCTAGGGTTCCAGAGTGGTGGCTCGTCAATGTGGCCTGTCTCAGAACCG GAACAGTGCTGCTGCCAGGCACCTCTCAGCTGACAGCCAGGGACATCCTCCACCGGCTGCAGACCTCCGGGGCCCGCTGTGTCATCACAGACGAGTCCCTGGCCCCCCTGTTCGATGCCGTGGCCTCTCAGTGCTCCAGCCTGCAGCACAAAATACTGGTGTCCCCCACCAAGAGAGAGGGCTGGAAGAACTTTGGAGATCTGGTGAG GAATGCGTCCAGCGACCATGAGTGTGTGAAGACTCGCAGTGATGACCCTATGACCATCTTCTTCACCAGTGGGACCACAGGGTCACCTAAGATGACCCAACACAGCCACAGCAGCTATGGGATAGGCCTCACTGTCAACGGAAG GTACTGGTTGGACCTGACGGAGAGAGATGTCTTGTGGAACACATCTGATACAGGCTGGGCCAAGTCTGCCTGGAGTAGTGTCTATGCCCCCTGGATCCAGGGAGCCTGTGTCTTCATCCACCATATGCCCCGCTTCGACAGTCACACTGTACTAGAG ACTCTGTCCAGCTACCCCATATCCACATTCTGCACGGCTCCGACTGCTTATCGAATGCTAGTACAAGAGGACATGTCCAG TTATAATTTCAGCAACTTGCAGCATTGTTTGTGTGCTGGTGAACCCATCAACCCAGAGGTGATGGGGAAGTGGAGGAATGCCACTGGACTGGACATCTACGAAGGATATGGACAAACTGAAACT GTACTGATAGCTGGTACTTTTAAGGGCATGAAGATCAAAGCCGGGGCTTTTGGGAAGGCTTCACCAGAGTATGATGTGCAG GTCGTAGATGAAGCCGGTAATGTCTTGCCCAGAGGAGCGGAGGGGAACCTTGGTATCAGAGTGAAACCACACAAGCCCTTCTCCCTGTTTACTGAATACACA GTTGTGAAGGCATTTGTTGTTCTAACAGCAGAGTACAAATCTCAAGATCAAGATCAACTTAAGAAAGAATTACAGACGCATGTGAAGAAAGTTACTGCACCGTACAAGTATCCACGCAAG ATAGAGTTTGTGGAACAGCTACCAAAGAC